One window from the genome of Dolosigranulum savutiense encodes:
- a CDS encoding SGNH/GDSL hydrolase family protein, giving the protein MRLKTDDVVLFIGDSITDVGRNRSDEGALGQGYPHLVAAQLLTDQPTKNFQFYNRGIGGDTLDDLVHRWERDCLELNPDVISILIGINDIWEGNIQTQEDLDRFEEQYRYLLKTLYQRTDARVVLMEPYVVPYKKDRHQWRPMLDAIINIIRKLARDYQTDFIPLDGLINAVAMRDGLTYYTEEDGVHPTLAGHGFIAQKWLENLGN; this is encoded by the coding sequence ATGAGATTGAAGACGGATGATGTGGTGTTGTTTATTGGGGATAGTATTACGGATGTTGGACGTAACCGCAGTGATGAAGGCGCTTTAGGACAAGGCTATCCTCATTTGGTGGCTGCTCAGTTGTTGACAGATCAGCCGACCAAGAATTTCCAGTTTTATAATCGGGGAATTGGCGGAGATACATTAGATGATCTTGTGCATCGTTGGGAGCGAGACTGTTTGGAATTGAATCCGGATGTTATTTCTATTCTGATTGGGATTAATGATATTTGGGAAGGGAACATCCAAACGCAAGAAGATTTAGACCGTTTTGAGGAACAATATCGTTACTTGCTAAAGACGTTATATCAGCGAACAGATGCGCGAGTTGTACTGATGGAGCCCTATGTGGTGCCGTATAAAAAAGATCGTCATCAGTGGCGCCCGATGCTGGATGCAATTATCAATATTATCCGTAAGTTAGCTCGGGATTATCAGACAGATTTTATCCCGCTCGATGGGTTAATCAATGCAGTGGCCATGCGTGATGGATTGACTTATTATACAGAAGAAGATGGTGTGCACCCAACCTTGGCTGGACACGGCTTTATTGCCCAAAAGTGGTTAGAAAACTTAGGAAACTAA
- the spxA gene encoding transcriptional regulator SpxA — translation MINLYVSPSCTSCRKAKSWLEEHDLDYVEKNIYHDPLTKDEIKEILMLTDEGTGEIISYRSQAYQNLEVDIEDLSMSELLDLFTDQPSLIRRPIIMDDRRLQIGYNEEEIRCFLPREVRELKLAEIRQQLIADDIA, via the coding sequence ATGATTAATTTGTACGTATCACCAAGTTGTACATCATGTCGTAAGGCAAAATCTTGGTTGGAAGAACATGACTTAGACTATGTTGAAAAAAATATCTATCATGATCCATTGACAAAAGATGAAATTAAGGAAATCCTGATGCTGACAGATGAAGGAACCGGCGAGATTATTTCATATCGTTCGCAAGCGTACCAAAATCTTGAAGTAGATATTGAGGACTTATCAATGAGTGAACTGCTTGATCTATTCACTGATCAGCCTAGCCTCATTCGTCGTCCGATTATTATGGATGATCGTCGTCTACAAATTGGTTACAACGAAGAAGAAATTCGTTGTTTCCTACCGCGTGAAGTTCGCGAATTAAAACTCGCTGAAATCAGACAGCAATTAATTGCTGACGACATCGCCTAA